From the genome of Apostichopus japonicus isolate 1M-3 chromosome 17, ASM3797524v1, whole genome shotgun sequence:
GCCCGGTGCCGCCCattgtgagcacatccctgcaaGGGGTATAACTGATCACCAGTGAAGGGCAGTGCTTATCAAGGTGGGATGTGAGGAGAGGCCCAGGAGTAGGTGTGGTGGAGGGAGGGGCAGTAGGTAGCTGATATTTGTACTCACTTTACAACATATGCTGATACTATGAAGGCCAAATAAAAGGCGGCAAATTTTATGCGGTCATCCATCTCCTCCTGTGGACAAAACAGGACAGGAAAGAGAAAATTAATCttgtatgaaaaacaaaagaaatgactTTCACACTCGCAATAATCGTTTGAAGAATAACAAATTCCTAATCTCACTAATCCTATTAAGAAGGTCAAATCTTGATCAAGCTTCTTAATCTTCACCATTCAAGatcaaaaaggaaaagaatgGTTAACTGCACTATGTTTTATTACAGTTATCCCTGAATTTTTAATCCTCGTAGCTGGTTTATTCACTCAAAGATAGCTATATAGTACAACTGTACTTACATTAAATCCCTGTAGCTGTGTATTCATTTAAAGATAGCTATATAGTATAGTGTTGTGCTTTAATTTACTCCCTGTAGCTGTGTATTCAATTTACAGGTACAGCTATAAAGAAGGGTTGTACATTACTTAAACCCAATAGCTGTGTATTCACTGAAAAACAGAGCTATAAAGTAGAGTATTTTGAAATAAGCTGTGGTGTCACTTGGCCTTTTAATTTCAGACCTGTAGGTTGTGATATTCGGTTACAGTATATAAAACATCTAAATTTCAATGGCACAACATTGACGTTTTGCCAATCTTACCCGTTTGATCTTTTGGAAGTAAAGTTCAGGAAAAGAATGAAGCCAATATGCAATCTGTAGAGAAAttggaaaacaaattaatttaaaagtagTAACTGAAAGTTGccaagaaagaaaatcagaaaCAAAAGAATAGTAGCGACTGAAAGTCGCAAGAAAAAATGTAACATTGTTAAATTTAGGACACGTCCACAACTCTAGGTCAGCTGGGTATTCTGCAACTAGTGACTTGCGTTTGATTATGCCGAAAGTAAACAGACCGACACGGAACGAAATTGATACCTTTCCAACTAATAGCCCCACCGGTACTTAGGGTCCACCTGTAGGCAGAATGCCAGACATTTATAACATCATCGTCCAAGTTAGCCAAggacattaaaaaaaactggTGACTAGCGCTGAACTTTGTCCTTATATGTTAGTCATTTACTGGGTGACAAAAATTGTTTGTCAATAATCAAGTATGAAATAATGTTGAGTGCTGTATGTGAAGAGAGtcaatatttatattgaaaaaaatcTTTCAGTTAGTACAGTGTCTCTCTTGAGCTGTTAAACATCCATACTAGGTAAAATGATAGAGGGCCTCGCCTCCATTGTGAAATACATCTGGTTGACAAGatttaattacaattatttCTCAGGATGTATAATTTGTGGAATACCTTTTGTCCCAAAATGCATATTAGGTTGGGTTGAGttgagggggagaggggggagtaGAGGGGTAGGGGTTGCTGGCACCTGGACTCACCTGAGTTATGAAGTAGAACTTAAGTCTAAACGAGAGCAGGGCATGAGGATAGCCATCCCAGAGGTGAGATAAATTGTTTAAATATCCTTCCTGGGGTAAAAAGAGGAAAGTAAAATGCAAATATTAGAATGTAAAGTTCTATTCTTTATACACCACTAACAGCTTAGGCAGAATTATTATGAAACTATTGACTGAAATTTAAACAACCGCCAATATTCAAGGCACTGCTAGAGACCCCCACTCACAACTGAGAGATAAACTTTGATTTTAGGGAACCAGCTAGCTACTATCAATGCTAGGAGATGAGGCATGTCATTATAACAAACAGGATATACTATGATGGTGGATAAATTAGAAATTGATACTGTAGTACTTAACACAATGAACAAAATTTTTTGGTACTTATCATAAAATTAGAAAGTTGGAAAATGGAAAGACATTTCAATTTAGCTATGTCAACATTTAACAGGAAATAGGTTTGGAAAATTGGCCATTTGGCAGCGACCTGTGACTCctgaaaatatcaacaaaagtATTGGCTAACAGTTCAACAAAAGAGTGTGTCAACTGCTAAACTGAGGGATGTTGATGTGTTCCCCCCCCAGATGTCATCACCCTTAGGGAAAATTTTGTCCATAAATCCTTTCCTGACAAGGAGAACTCAAAATTTACTTCCTGAAACATAATTTGAGAACCTGCAGTTGTGTTGGTTAATTCATAAAACTGCCATTATCAGGGAATAATGCTCtaaaggcttttttttttccctcacagaaaaatatttttcctatgcataaaactgctatacatctttgcactttcCCATGGATTGCTTTATAAAGTCATATTTGATTGCACCCCAAGGTGGGTAtcacattatttgttttaatgttagTTGATGCAAgtaggaggtgggggaggggggggggggagttgatgGTGCGAATGACTTACCTTGATCATAATATCCACGGCCCACAGTATAGAGAAGATGTAAAATACGATTAGTTGTCCCGACTCGTTGAATTTGGAATGTTTGGTTTTGGAGAGATGTAGTTTCCTGTTCAGTTTCTGTTGGGTTCAATAAAATGGAAAGAGGTGGTACCGTAGGTTAGGAATACTGGTCTACAAAAGGCTACGGTTAACGCGATATTCTGGTGGCGGGAGAACAAATTGTGTTCAAACTAGTAGATGAAATAACAGAATTTCAATATCTTCTCCATAACTCAAGAAATGGTCGGTTTAATGCATCCTAAAACCTTACCTTTAATCctgtggggtggggttgggtgtaAAGATGGCTGAAAAGTGCGATTAGGGGATATTTTAGTGGTCAGAACATCATATGGCTTTAAAATGTTAGCTAAGCACTGGTACCTAATTGGATGAACAGCAAGGTAGAGAAGGAGAATTGATGAATTTTggatttcaaactttgaaaagtaaCAAAACTGTGTGACTTACATCGAGCAAATACTCCTGCACCACTGCATGGAGCACGACAGCGATCAGTAGGTAGAAAAAGACAGAACAGATATCTTTAGGTCCGCTATGGTATGATGTCACCTCTTCCACATCTTCATCTGCTGTGATAGACAAAATTGCAAAGATTATGAAGACAATAACCATTCGAtcattattttatatgtatatgtctatatatatatatatttgtaggtTTTAATAAGAGTTGAATCACCATTTAACAATCACTCTCAAAGTTAACTGTATTTTCCTTCGCTGAAAGGTCTTAGCCGACAGTCAAATTAAACTCCACTGGTTTGACGGCTTTCCTATTAAATGTAGATTCCTTTTTGGTTTACAGAAAGGGAAACCTATTGAGTAACTATTACTGACCGAAAATTTGAGGGGGACAGCTATATAACGCGGAACGCAAAGTCGGTAACGGTTAGATCCGTCCAACACAGCAGCATCCAGAAATGTTTCATTCAAAGACAAGGTGAATTAATCGGGTCACACATCAGGAGTTCATGCATGCCAAGTTCTTCAAACATGACACTTCACACTCATAGCTTTGATTATAAATGCTACCCAAAAAATAATACTAAATACATGACACCAAAATGTTGGAATGGATTTATAGAACTCTTTTGTCATGGAAAAGCAGTagacaaatatttgtaaaactttCAACAAATATATTACTTAACAGGCCAGGATGAAGTCACTCACTCTACTCTTGCCAGATACAATAATAGcctattaccaaaaaaaaaaaaaaaaagtacatatgGCATTCTCTGCATTATCATTTGCTATAGCCACGAGCATTCAACCAAATTATTCAGAGAACTTTTTTCTTAGGTCTTTTTAGTTCAGGGTTGGCATGATCTGAATTCATTAGGCTTACCCTCTTCCGATGTATCTCCTTCAGTTGACACATTTGTGGTCACATTATACTGCATAGTAACAAACACAGATGATAATGGACTGGTGACCTATTAGGTTAAAAAAAGCAAGTTCCAAATTAATAATACTAAACACTCTCCTCCTCAAGTGTAAGTCATCCATCCCATACTTATTATTTGCCTCCACTagcaagcaaacaaatttactttAATAGATGCTAACAACCATGTTCaaggaaataaaatgaaagtgtTGTTCATAGATTATCacatattaataaaaacatgGTATATTTTTACTCTACCCTTTAGAAGGGAGCAAATATAGAAATCTGATCTGATCtttactaaatatatattaatatattctgTATTAATAAGCCATAACAAAATATGATCATACTAATTAGAAAGCCTATAACTGTTTCTCACTCATGCTTTCAATTTTACCACTCAATCACTGGTGCTGATTTTACCCTTTTAGCTACTGAGGAGTCCTTAATGGTTGGAAATGATACTTTTATGGAACATTATAGACACTTGAACTTAGCAATTCTTCACTGCAGACCTAGTTTGTGGCATAGAAAATTtgcttaccagtcaaaacgtccctttaccggggacgttttgactcacggggacgttttgactgcggggacgttttggtaaaaagcggggacgttttggtcttaaaaaagcggggacgttttggtaaagggacgttttgactggataccgAAAATTTAAGCAAGGTTGCAACATggtataaatatgtttatctgTAATTCAACTAttacattttgaggaaaatcgaAAATGTCCTGATTGCCTTATACCTCAAACATGatccagcaccccccccccccccttccatccaAAGAAAAAAGGAATGCCACGACCAAGAAGGGATTGTCAGTTTCACAGTTTAGACTAGAGGTGACATTGAATAATGTTGTGAATTTTTTAGGCATTTTATCAACAGTTAGGCTGGCAGCTTTGCAGTAAACATCATCTAAACTTATAACTTAAATTGAGCAGTATGGCCTAGCCTAGCTCATACAGTGAAGGCTTAGCCTAACATTAGAGTAGACCTAGGAAAGATAGGCTAGGCGACTGGTCTATGCTAACCCGAAGACAGGGTTAGGTAAGCGTATCGTTAGGCCATTTCTGTACGTATGTAACACCTGGTAGAATTCATTCAAAGCAGATGAAAAAGAAGGTCTGTCTCACTCTGAGTTTGACAGCTCCCAGGGCTAGGGCCCGAGGTTAGGCTTTACATTTGGCTACTGAGTGTTTTACCATTTACAGGCTAGGCTATGCAAGTTTTAGTACCTGAAACATCAGGCCCACCAAAATCAACATAGCAAGGCATGACACGATATCAGCGTGATTCTGGATAACGAATTCATGACTGAAAATTGGTGGGTTCTTGGATGTCGCTCCACGTCTCCGAACAGGCGGCATTTTTCTACCGAAAACTGTTGCAGTCAATAGCTGAAAAATTATAATGCTAACGTATGTTTAATGTAAGGTCTCTTCACACGTACACAACACACGAGAATTTCTACAACGTATGGACTGTACTGTACTTCTGCTACGCTGATCCTGGAACAAATGATGAAACTAATGATATATGTAGTACGTAAAAAACTagagtaagtaagtaagtagaATCAATTGTGAAGctcaaattgtaaaattttataTGGAAGTGTACGTTACAGGTACGTCTCCAACTCAATATGACACTCTAGTTTCCTTCGCTGATTAGTTTGGTAGGTGATCTAGACATTTCTACAAATTTTGTTACACACATATCATTGGTTTTCACACACACATGTTATTTGATGCACGGAGAAACGCTGACTCTTTTTACACGTCACCCAGGAACAAGCTTgagatttgaatattcatatgagatgattattcatgagtgGATACAGCCTGAGGAAGATGCATCCAGCTTCCAGGTAATCATTTTTTATGACCAAAACTGATAAGCTTCGACTTTATACACGTAGAAAGGTTGCGAATGTGTAGCCTGATAAATTTCGATGCATATTAATCACTTTTCCGACAGACTGTATGAACGTTTGGGCTATTTTTAGGGCATTTTCATAGCCTAAAGACTGCCTCATGCACAGTACTATACTGCATGCTAAACATGTGAGCTGTTGTTAGTAATTAGTGCACTAGGCTATGTCGCTACAGTTGTGCAGGTATTGATGTGCACTACAATGGTCTTCACAATGTGGTTGCTATTACTGTACAATGGATTCTACATGCTACCATGCATGATAAGGAAGTTAACATGTGCAATGtttaatgtgtatatataaatggGTGCATAAGTATTGGAGTATATAGGATTCTCTGCTATAGCCGGTTGACAGATAATTGCCCAATTGCAGGTAGGCCTAAGGTTGATGGTACTATAATTACCACATATCTTGGACGTACACATAAAAGCCTTGAAAATCATCTCGTAAGAGATACACGATAACAAggacattttcaaattttgctcaTTTAATTTGGCTTCTTTCTACTGTTTACACGATTTCAAGGAATGTTTGCACATGCTGGAATGAAATACAAGGTAGCCAATATCGGCCATGATGAAAGTTTCGAAATTGTCCAAGATGTGATGTATGGCGGAAGTTTGGGAATAGGCCTACACGTAGTGGTGGGTCTCATTTAACAATAACAGTTTAAGTACAAGTTACATTCCTTGCATCTGTAATTAGCTACGTACTTTAGTATGTTGCCAGATACATACTTGTGGAAGGCTTCTGTCCTAGTGGAGCTGTGATACTAAACCGCTGTCAACTTGAGGTGTCGTATCTTGAAGTATTTGAGCTGACCAATGCCAAGCTCAATGTAAGCTCTGTTTTTTggtttcaaatttaatttaaatacagtTTTACATACTTCCTGTTTGTGAATTTGTAATCATGTAAGTTCATATGTATCAAGTTTTCCATTTTaaacaagttttataatatttactaaATTCAAGCATTTAAGCGTAATGCAAAACTGTACCTTGTGACTGACTAACACAAGATATGACCAAGTGAAATGATATCTTTTCTTCGTTCCTTTTGCAGCTGTGATGCAGTACCCCCCTAAATAAAAAGTTAGGTTTGGACCGTATATGTCCTAAGGTTAAACTTGACTGTTGTGATGGCATGATGTTTCTAGATCAGAAGCTGCTGAAGTTCTGAACCTTCCAAAAGACAGGTAACATTATCTTGAAATTTGATCTCTACGGTAAAGTTAAAGTTGGATGAAGAAAGCAAGGAAAAATGGCTGCGAAAATTGTGGATCAGATGAAAGAGAAGATGAAACTAGCCGGACAGACGGCCCTTCTTGCTGAAATGATTCCCAAGAGAGAGGGCCCCCTTGACGTTGATCCTCAGATGCGATCTCTGTCGACTCCGATCGCTCCATCAGATATGATCCCTGGACAGCAACAGGACGGCCTGGTGACAGCTAACCTACATTTGCCGCTTGCTTTGAGAAAGCAACGCAGGCCAAATGCAGGGTATGTGATCTTTAAGGTTTTCTGaaatttatttatcaaaaaCATGACTGAAAATAATTTTAGTTGAAAATGGAACTAAATACTACAAAACATTGCTGAATTTCAATCCACAGGATGCTCACAGTGATTTGCAATTCGCAAAGAAAATTTTGCTGGATATTCTCTTGGAATTGATGTAacgaaaatgaagaagaaattgcTGTTATTTGTGTGAAAAACATAATGTGTAGTTTGTAATTAGAAAGTGAAATTTAAGCAAGTGGTATTGCATTCAAATTTCAGAACATTTTTGGTGAGAACGAATGCTACTTTCAGGTCAACTATTAAATTTTGTTGCCGACCGAATATTTGAGTAATAAGTCGTAATATCTTTGATCACTAGATTTAAACCCTACCACAGTTTCGTCACAAAGAAGATAAAGAAAGCGGTGACTGTCAAGCAGCTCAAAGGtaagtaataaaataaaaattggcgGTTCTGGAATAAAAATGCATTAACTCAATTTAAATTCCATTTCTGAACTTTGTTTCCCTACAGTCATGGTTGAGTGTTTTACCTCAAAAGTTGAAACAGAAGTGATAGAGACAAAATGATTGTTTGCAGCTGCTGGGACAATAATCATAATTTGAATGTGAAGCATACTTTGGGTCTCTTTTGTCAAACTTAGAGTTATTTTGAGTGTTTGTGTAAAACAGtgtcacattttctttaaaataaataacagataaaataaaaacaaaggcatttttttaaaaacatttcagATGAATTgagacaacaacaacagcaacaagaGGGAAAGGCTGCTGTTCATCGCCCTTCTGCTGTTCGAAGCTTAGAGAGACGGCGAGAGCGAAGGAAACGattgaagatgaagaagaaactGAAGAGGATGGGGTCAGAGCATGTAGAGTCCTTTCGCAAGAAAAAGACGATCCGCCCCATACTGAGAGATGGGGTAGGTTAAcagatcatgggggggggggtaatgttGCAACCGCCTGACCAAATAATCCATGTGCATTAGGTGACTGATGAGCCCAGCGCATGTTTAATAGGTCACATGCAAAATTAGGTTCTTGTTAACGGTTTAGGTTTGTTGAAACTGGACAGTTGTCAGTTGTAAACTTGCAGAAGACTGCCGATTGCCTGTCATGAAAACACTAAATGTTCACTTTCCAGGTGTAGGATTGTAAATTTGCATTTTCAGTATCGAGTCATGTAAAATTCACACTTTGCCAGTTATAGTTCATTTCAATGAAGAGCTCCATGTGGGGTCACTGCCAAAGCTATGGAGGTGAGGGGGGAACCTAGGCCTAGCAAAGTGCTGGTCCTTTTTGtgtaaaaattgaatatttcttCATCGATTTTTAACAGAAAACCACAAATGACAGTTACTGTTGGATATGTCATAAGGAGAGCTGCATGGTGTTGTGTAGAGCCTGCCCTCGTGTTTATCACAGAGAGTGTATCCCCGAGGTGGATATCAACGCTGCGGACAGCAAGGCCTGGTTCTGTCCAGAATGTGAAGTAATTAATCCATCTTTATTGTTAAACATAAT
Proteins encoded in this window:
- the LOC139954909 gene encoding translocating chain-associated membrane protein 1-like 1 isoform X1 — translated: MPPVRRRGATSKNPPIFSHEFVIQNHADIVSCLAMLILVGLMFQVTSPLSSVFVTMQYNVTTNVSTEGDTSEEADEDVEEVTSYHSGPKDICSVFFYLLIAVVLHAVVQEYLLDKLNRKLHLSKTKHSKFNESGQLIVFYIFSILWAVDIMIKEGYLNNLSHLWDGYPHALLSFRLKFYFITQIAYWLHSFPELYFQKIKREEMDDRIKFAAFYLAFIVSAYVVNLTRLAILCLVLHYLAEMTFHLARILYFSDYLDISKPCFKLWFVFFLAARACIVILTVHTVWFGLGRLPNQEFDLAAGNFNTAFFRIVILAAVCLFQGWVLFDFLTFQIKRQKEQSANHTITTKKSKGLHSTPTSPKKEKAKKEEGKVVNHDSPQNGGMRTRSKGKKK
- the LOC139954909 gene encoding translocating chain-associated membrane protein 1-like 1 isoform X2, producing MPPVRRRGATSKNPPIFSHEFVIQNHADIVSCLAMLILVGLMFQVTSPLSSVFVTMQYNVTTNVSTEGDTSEEDEDVEEVTSYHSGPKDICSVFFYLLIAVVLHAVVQEYLLDKLNRKLHLSKTKHSKFNESGQLIVFYIFSILWAVDIMIKEGYLNNLSHLWDGYPHALLSFRLKFYFITQIAYWLHSFPELYFQKIKREEMDDRIKFAAFYLAFIVSAYVVNLTRLAILCLVLHYLAEMTFHLARILYFSDYLDISKPCFKLWFVFFLAARACIVILTVHTVWFGLGRLPNQEFDLAAGNFNTAFFRIVILAAVCLFQGWVLFDFLTFQIKRQKEQSANHTITTKKSKGLHSTPTSPKKEKAKKEEGKVVNHDSPQNGGMRTRSKGKKK